From a single Nitrogeniibacter mangrovi genomic region:
- the fliT gene encoding flagellar protein FliT: protein MAEQAPRGLKDDYGDLAAVLADMANAAQQGDAERLLALQTPYENLIAHLQAHPARLAQREDAPLIAQQIRDALAAIEHTVPQIQAIQERLRSEATDTRMHRKVSESYR, encoded by the coding sequence ATGGCCGAGCAAGCGCCCCGGGGCCTGAAAGACGATTATGGCGATCTGGCCGCCGTACTCGCCGACATGGCGAATGCGGCGCAACAGGGCGATGCCGAGCGCCTGCTCGCGTTGCAGACCCCCTACGAGAACCTGATCGCCCACCTCCAGGCCCATCCGGCCCGGTTGGCGCAACGTGAGGACGCTCCGCTCATCGCGCAGCAGATCCGCGACGCCCTGGCGGCGATCGAACACACCGTTCCGCAGATCCAGGCGATTCAGGAGCGGCTTCGATCCGAGGCGACCGACACCCGCATGCACCGCAAGGTGTCGGAAAGTTACCGATAA
- the fliK gene encoding flagellar hook-length control protein FliK, which translates to MIPGDLAARLRLLTEASFFSDEPPLEPLKGARPIPADLPQFRPGDRLTAQIQRALPDGTFEGVVDGKTIKLALAQQARPGDILDLVVARQTPRAVIAQPAGDPAATAQAANAGARPSLSPTGQLISFLLTGQPAPEAARLAGGQPLVSAGNVVPQNLAPALQQAVSESGLFYEAQQARWMAGKVPTDTLLRQPQGQLSTVATAPDPGAFARSGAAQPAANTWTAQMQEATATALKDAGGANAAATAARSPVAERLMPVVHQQLDALATHHYVWHGQAWPGQPVELEIEDPPDGREGADEPIPWKTTLRLTLPELGGVEARLELDRSGIRIRLSADSAESVRSLNTGRSTLASALEAANVPLKNLHVSLRDGRTDT; encoded by the coding sequence ATGATTCCAGGAGATCTTGCGGCCCGGCTCAGACTCCTGACCGAGGCCAGCTTCTTTTCCGACGAGCCGCCCCTCGAACCGCTCAAGGGCGCTCGCCCCATTCCGGCGGACCTGCCGCAATTCCGTCCGGGCGACCGGCTCACCGCACAGATCCAGCGTGCCCTGCCCGACGGCACCTTCGAAGGCGTTGTCGACGGCAAGACGATCAAACTCGCCCTGGCCCAACAGGCGCGCCCCGGCGACATCCTCGACCTGGTCGTCGCCCGCCAGACCCCACGTGCCGTCATCGCCCAGCCGGCCGGCGATCCGGCCGCGACCGCCCAAGCGGCCAACGCAGGCGCACGCCCCAGCCTGAGCCCCACGGGGCAGCTCATCAGCTTTCTGCTCACCGGCCAGCCCGCCCCCGAGGCCGCGCGTCTGGCCGGCGGCCAGCCGCTGGTGAGCGCCGGCAACGTGGTGCCGCAGAACCTGGCGCCGGCGCTACAGCAGGCCGTGAGCGAAAGCGGACTGTTCTACGAGGCCCAGCAGGCGCGCTGGATGGCCGGCAAGGTGCCGACCGACACCCTGTTGCGCCAGCCCCAGGGTCAGCTGTCCACCGTCGCCACCGCCCCCGACCCGGGCGCATTCGCCCGATCAGGGGCCGCACAACCGGCGGCGAACACGTGGACGGCCCAGATGCAGGAAGCCACCGCCACCGCGCTCAAGGACGCCGGCGGCGCCAATGCCGCCGCCACCGCGGCGCGCTCACCCGTGGCGGAGCGGCTCATGCCGGTCGTGCACCAACAGCTCGACGCGCTGGCCACGCATCATTACGTATGGCATGGGCAGGCCTGGCCCGGGCAACCGGTGGAGCTGGAAATCGAGGATCCCCCCGACGGCCGGGAGGGTGCCGACGAGCCGATCCCGTGGAAGACGACCCTGCGACTGACCCTGCCGGAGCTCGGCGGGGTCGAAGCCCGGCTCGAACTGGACCGCAGCGGCATCCGCATCCGCCTGTCCGCCGACTCGGCCGAATCCGTCCGCTCGCTCAACACCGGCCGCAGCACACTGGCAAGCGCGCTGGAGGCGGCCAACGTCCCCCTGAAAAACCTGCATGTGAGCCTGCGCGATGGCCGAACGGACACCTGA
- the fliS gene encoding flagellar export chaperone FliS produces MNTTNPSAAYRSAGIEAEALGTSPHGLVTMLFDGALLAITLGKASMMEHKTIEKAQSINKAIDIIGSGLRAALNIKDGGELANNLDQLYEYIIMQLLKANLNNDADLLDEAYGLLDQLADAWKQIGTPNATQAQV; encoded by the coding sequence ATGAACACCACCAACCCCTCCGCCGCCTATCGCTCCGCCGGTATCGAAGCGGAAGCCCTGGGCACCTCTCCGCATGGCCTGGTCACGATGCTGTTCGATGGTGCCCTGCTGGCGATCACGCTGGGCAAGGCCAGCATGATGGAGCACAAGACCATCGAGAAGGCCCAGTCGATCAACAAGGCCATCGACATCATCGGCAGCGGCCTGCGCGCGGCACTGAACATCAAGGACGGCGGGGAACTGGCGAACAACCTCGATCAGCTCTACGAATACATCATCATGCAGCTGCTCAAGGCCAACCTGAACAACGATGCCGATCTGCTCGACGAGGCCTACGGCCTGCTCGACCAGCTCGCCGACGCATGGAAACAGATCGGCACCCCGAACGCGACCCAGGCGCAGGTGTAA